A region of Leifsonia xyli DNA encodes the following proteins:
- a CDS encoding LacI family transcriptional regulator, with amino-acid sequence MPGIDDVARLAGVSTATVSRALSGNGPVSQTTRARVVQAATDLGYVVSSNASSLASGRTRNIGAVVPHLNRWFFTSVIEGAERVLLRRGYDLTLYNLSGDGDERQRVFEHHLLRNRVDAVFAVSLELAEQEVSRLLALGKPLVGVGGPLPGVSTLRIDDVAVAHLATDHLLSLGHRHIAHIGASHEFDLDFHIPTSRRLGYEQALTEAGIPVDERLHRAADFTLPGGYEAAKQLLGTPHERPTAIFAASDEMAIGAILAARDLGLNVPRDVSVIGIDDHPLAEFFGLSTVAQHPVAQGERAADLLLAALDASRRGGPAARPDPVSHVAPADLIVRSSTAVHP; translated from the coding sequence ATGCCCGGCATCGATGACGTCGCCCGCCTCGCCGGCGTGTCCACCGCAACGGTGTCGCGCGCGCTCAGCGGCAACGGCCCGGTCTCGCAGACCACCCGTGCCCGCGTCGTCCAGGCGGCGACCGACCTCGGCTATGTGGTGTCCTCGAACGCCTCCAGCCTGGCCTCCGGCCGGACGCGCAACATCGGCGCCGTGGTGCCGCACCTCAACCGCTGGTTCTTCACGTCCGTCATCGAGGGCGCCGAGCGCGTCCTCCTCCGTCGCGGGTACGACCTCACCCTCTACAACCTGAGCGGCGACGGCGACGAGCGGCAGCGCGTCTTCGAGCACCACCTGCTCCGGAACCGGGTGGACGCAGTGTTCGCGGTCTCCCTCGAACTCGCTGAGCAGGAGGTCTCCCGCCTGCTCGCGCTCGGCAAGCCGCTCGTCGGGGTCGGCGGTCCGCTGCCCGGCGTCAGCACCCTCCGGATCGACGACGTCGCGGTCGCCCATCTCGCGACCGACCACCTGCTCTCCCTCGGTCACCGCCACATCGCGCACATCGGCGCCTCCCACGAGTTCGACCTCGACTTCCACATCCCGACCAGCCGCCGCCTCGGCTACGAGCAGGCGCTCACCGAGGCAGGCATCCCGGTGGACGAGCGCCTGCACCGCGCCGCCGACTTCACCCTGCCCGGCGGATACGAGGCCGCGAAGCAGCTCCTCGGCACGCCGCACGAGCGCCCGACCGCGATCTTCGCGGCGTCCGACGAGATGGCGATCGGCGCCATCCTCGCCGCACGGGACCTCGGGCTGAACGTCCCGCGCGACGTGTCGGTCATCGGCATCGACGACCACCCCCTGGCGGAGTTCTTCGGGCTGAGCACCGTGGCGCAGCATCCCGTCGCCCAGGGCGAGCGCGCGGCCGACCTCCTGCTCGCCGCCCTCGACGCGTCCCGCAGGGGCGGCCCCGCCGCCCGTCCCGACCCGGTGAGCCACGTCGCGCCCGCCGACCTGATCGTGCGGTCCAGCACCGCCGTCCACCCCTGA
- a CDS encoding alcohol dehydrogenase, with the protein MTAPRRTIGSSDLEVFPLSLGGNVFGWTADKQTSFDVLDGYTGAGGNFVDTADGYSAWVPGNTGGDSERILGEWFDARGNRDQVVLATKVSQHPDFKGLAADNIRRAADASLERLQSEYIDLYYAHFDDESVPLEETVAALSGLVDAGKVRYIGISNYSPERIEEWFRITEREGLHRAVALQPHYNLVERAYETTYRPIAEREGLGVMPYFALAAGFLTGKYRDGVTVDSARAGGAAKYLDETGRSVLAALDEVAAAHDASVASVALAWLAAQPTITAPIASARTTDQLPDLLASVSLELTSDELAALDGASEQAKAA; encoded by the coding sequence ATGACCGCACCTCGCCGCACCATCGGTTCCTCCGACCTGGAGGTCTTCCCCCTGTCGCTCGGAGGCAATGTCTTCGGCTGGACGGCCGACAAGCAGACCTCGTTCGACGTCCTCGACGGCTACACCGGCGCAGGCGGCAATTTCGTCGACACGGCGGATGGCTACTCGGCGTGGGTCCCGGGCAACACCGGCGGCGACTCGGAGCGCATCCTCGGCGAGTGGTTCGACGCGCGCGGCAACCGCGACCAGGTGGTCCTCGCCACCAAGGTGAGCCAGCATCCCGACTTCAAGGGCCTCGCGGCCGACAACATTCGCCGCGCCGCCGACGCCTCGCTCGAGCGCCTGCAGTCCGAGTACATCGACCTGTACTACGCGCACTTCGACGACGAGTCGGTTCCGCTGGAAGAGACGGTCGCCGCGCTGTCCGGCCTCGTCGACGCGGGCAAGGTCCGCTACATCGGCATCTCGAACTACTCGCCCGAGCGCATCGAGGAGTGGTTCCGCATCACCGAGCGCGAGGGCCTGCACCGCGCCGTCGCGCTGCAGCCGCACTACAACCTGGTGGAGCGCGCCTACGAGACCACATACCGTCCGATCGCCGAGCGCGAGGGCCTCGGCGTCATGCCGTACTTCGCGCTCGCGGCGGGTTTCCTGACCGGCAAGTACCGCGACGGCGTGACCGTCGACAGCGCCCGCGCTGGGGGAGCCGCGAAGTACCTCGACGAGACCGGCCGCTCCGTGCTCGCCGCCCTCGACGAGGTCGCGGCCGCCCACGACGCGTCCGTCGCATCCGTCGCTCTCGCCTGGCTCGCCGCGCAGCCGACCATCACCGCGCCGATCGCCAGCGCCCGCACCACGGACCAGCTGCCCGACCTGCTGGCCTCCGTCTCGCTGGAGCTGACCTCCGACGAGCTCGCCGCCCTCGACGGCGCCTCGGAGCAGGCCAAGGCAGCCTGA
- a CDS encoding NADPH:quinone reductase, which yields MRALIQDRYGPPSVLEPTVVDIPVPGRGEVLMKVQAASVHPGDVFIMSGRPRIVRLAFGLRKPRRPTPGMDAAGVIAAVGQDVTSLRIGDRVFGRTTTGSVAEYARARETDLAPLPDRLSAAQAAAVPTSAMTALQALRDIAKLQRGQTVLVTGASGGVGSFAVQLAAAMGADVTGVCSGRNVELVRSLGAHRVVDYGTTDLAGVGTQFDVILDNVEAQPLAAMRRILAPNGTLIPNSGNGGPWIGPLGRILAARVRSAFTRQRLTPFTSRGNRDDLLALAAMLASGQVTPVIDRAFTLADAADALRQVATGHTRGKIVVAL from the coding sequence ATGCGCGCTCTGATCCAGGACCGCTACGGACCGCCGAGCGTCCTCGAACCGACGGTGGTCGACATCCCGGTGCCCGGCCGAGGCGAAGTGCTCATGAAGGTGCAGGCGGCGTCCGTGCATCCCGGCGACGTCTTCATCATGTCCGGCCGGCCGCGGATCGTCCGGCTGGCGTTCGGGCTGCGGAAGCCGCGGCGCCCCACTCCCGGCATGGACGCGGCCGGCGTCATAGCGGCCGTCGGCCAGGACGTGACCTCGCTGCGCATCGGCGATCGGGTGTTCGGCAGGACCACCACAGGGTCCGTCGCCGAGTACGCCCGAGCACGTGAGACGGACCTCGCGCCCCTCCCGGATCGCCTCTCGGCGGCCCAGGCGGCTGCGGTCCCCACATCAGCGATGACTGCCCTGCAGGCGTTGCGCGACATCGCGAAGCTGCAGCGCGGCCAGACCGTGCTGGTCACCGGCGCGTCCGGCGGCGTCGGCTCCTTCGCGGTGCAGCTCGCCGCCGCGATGGGAGCGGACGTCACCGGCGTGTGCAGCGGCCGGAACGTCGAGCTAGTCCGCTCCCTCGGAGCTCACCGGGTCGTCGACTACGGGACGACCGACCTGGCCGGCGTCGGCACGCAGTTCGACGTCATCCTGGACAACGTGGAGGCGCAGCCGCTCGCGGCGATGCGTCGGATCCTCGCCCCGAACGGGACCCTGATCCCGAACAGCGGCAACGGCGGCCCCTGGATCGGACCGCTGGGCCGCATCCTCGCAGCGCGCGTCCGGTCCGCCTTCACCCGGCAGCGGTTGACGCCCTTCACCTCGCGCGGTAACCGGGACGACCTGCTCGCCCTCGCGGCGATGCTCGCAAGCGGCCAGGTCACCCCGGTGATCGACCGCGCATTCACGCTCGCGGATGCCGCGGACGCCCTCCGCCAGGTGGCCACCGGCCACACGCGCGGCAAGATCGTCGTCGCTCTCTGA
- a CDS encoding AcrR family transcriptional regulator, translating into MARRRQPAAEAPSLSKERVVAEAIRIADRDGVDGLSMRGLAGALGAGAMSLYHYVANRDELVDAMIDVVFEEIELPPLDADWRTAMRVEAESARRVLARHPWAISLMESRTTPGPANLRHREAVTACLRRGGFSVVMATHANWLINSHVYGYALQEATLPFATADELADMTADVYLPQLPPAEFPYLNESGAHLMGIGYDPFEEFSFGLELVLDALESLRTAD; encoded by the coding sequence ATGGCACGACGACGTCAGCCTGCCGCTGAGGCTCCCAGCCTGAGCAAGGAACGGGTGGTGGCCGAGGCGATCCGCATCGCCGACCGCGACGGCGTCGACGGACTGAGCATGCGCGGGCTGGCCGGCGCGCTCGGCGCTGGCGCCATGTCGCTGTACCACTACGTCGCGAACAGGGACGAGCTGGTGGACGCGATGATCGACGTCGTCTTCGAGGAGATCGAGCTGCCGCCGCTCGACGCCGACTGGCGCACCGCGATGCGGGTGGAGGCTGAGTCGGCGCGCCGGGTCCTGGCGCGCCACCCGTGGGCCATCAGCCTGATGGAGTCGCGGACCACCCCGGGACCGGCGAATCTGCGGCACCGTGAGGCCGTGACCGCGTGCCTGCGCCGGGGAGGTTTCTCGGTTGTCATGGCGACGCATGCCAACTGGCTGATCAACAGCCACGTCTACGGGTATGCCCTGCAGGAGGCGACCCTGCCCTTCGCCACGGCCGACGAGTTGGCGGACATGACGGCGGATGTGTACCTCCCGCAGCTTCCGCCCGCCGAGTTCCCGTACCTGAACGAGTCCGGCGCTCACCTCATGGGAATCGGCTACGACCCGTTCGAGGAGTTCTCGTTCGGCCTCGAGCTCGTCCTCGACGCACTGGAGAGCCTGCGCACGGCGGACTGA
- a CDS encoding AsnC family transcriptional regulator, with product MASYAGRVTHWTFLTNHAHVLLCVAEVPDVRVREIAETVGVTERAAQRILTELEEAGYISKTRDGRRNRYSVNPGVRMRHPMDQEHHIGELVDLLAKPSTSPTPQD from the coding sequence TTGGCGTCTTACGCTGGGAGGGTGACGCACTGGACCTTTCTCACCAACCACGCGCACGTGCTCCTGTGCGTGGCGGAGGTCCCCGACGTCCGCGTGCGGGAGATCGCGGAGACCGTCGGCGTGACCGAACGCGCGGCGCAGCGCATCCTCACCGAGCTGGAAGAAGCCGGCTACATTTCCAAGACGCGCGACGGCCGCCGCAATCGCTACTCGGTCAACCCCGGAGTGCGCATGCGCCACCCGATGGACCAGGAACACCACATCGGCGAACTCGTCGACCTGCTCGCCAAGCCATCCACCTCTCCCACCCCACAGGACTAG
- a CDS encoding transcriptional regulator translates to MTQLAEMTRIEVIAPADTSAAVRELVRSAGATGYTSVAGVSGVGHSGAHNGPHLFNDHDALGMTITVLPPERAATLIDALRTLLDGGSGVMFITDTRVSRPEYFQ, encoded by the coding sequence ATGACGCAGCTCGCCGAGATGACCCGGATCGAAGTGATCGCGCCCGCCGACACGAGCGCGGCCGTGCGCGAACTCGTCCGCTCCGCCGGAGCCACCGGCTACACCAGCGTCGCGGGGGTCTCGGGGGTCGGCCACTCGGGCGCCCACAACGGCCCGCACCTGTTCAACGATCACGACGCGCTCGGCATGACCATCACCGTCCTGCCGCCGGAGCGCGCCGCAACCCTCATCGACGCGCTGCGCACCCTCCTGGACGGCGGAAGCGGCGTCATGTTCATCACCGACACCCGCGTCTCCCGCCCGGAGTACTTCCAGTGA
- a CDS encoding bleomycin resistance protein produces MTDRTVPNLPSRDFDGTVAFYGGFGFETAYREDRWLILRRGELQLEFFPLPGLVPEESSFMCSVRVDDLDDLYRRIAAAGVPEQAAGRPRLHPVRRQPWGQRAGFLIDPDGTQLHLIENAVTP; encoded by the coding sequence ATGACCGATCGCACGGTGCCGAATCTGCCGTCCCGCGACTTCGACGGCACGGTCGCGTTCTACGGCGGGTTCGGATTCGAGACTGCCTACCGGGAAGACCGCTGGCTGATCCTGCGTCGCGGGGAGCTGCAGCTCGAGTTCTTCCCGCTGCCCGGTCTGGTGCCGGAGGAGAGCTCCTTCATGTGCAGTGTCCGCGTCGACGACCTGGACGACCTGTACCGGCGGATCGCGGCCGCGGGGGTGCCCGAGCAGGCCGCCGGCAGGCCGCGGCTGCATCCCGTGCGGCGGCAGCCCTGGGGTCAGCGGGCGGGATTCCTCATCGACCCCGATGGGACGCAGCTGCACCTCATCGAGAACGCGGTCACACCCTAG
- a CDS encoding aldo/keto reductase, whose translation MTNELHTPTIALGTWAWGDSGDVGDGYFGSGLTGPALQGIVDRAHASGFTLWDTAVAYGMGRAESTLGEALAGHDRSGYRLSTKFTPQLAGEGENPVADMLEQSLRRLRSDYVDLLWIHNPADVARWTPLLIPLLEKGAVRHVGVSNHDLEQIELADSILRGAGFRVEAVQNHFSLLYRNSERSGILDYCRERGMDFFSYMVLEQGALTGRYSPSSPMPAGTNRAAAYNSVLPRLEALTERLDAIGSARGASAADVATSWAIAKGTTPIIGITKADYIDGLVRARALTLNADEIADLEALADATGVDTRGWWEQHA comes from the coding sequence ATGACGAACGAGCTGCACACGCCCACGATCGCACTGGGCACCTGGGCCTGGGGAGACAGCGGCGATGTCGGTGACGGGTACTTCGGGAGCGGGCTGACCGGGCCGGCGCTTCAAGGCATCGTCGATAGAGCGCACGCCAGCGGATTCACGCTCTGGGACACCGCTGTGGCGTACGGCATGGGGCGAGCCGAGTCCACCCTCGGTGAGGCGCTCGCGGGCCATGATCGCAGCGGGTACCGGTTGTCCACGAAGTTCACGCCCCAGCTTGCCGGTGAGGGGGAGAATCCCGTCGCCGACATGCTGGAGCAGAGCCTTCGGCGGCTGCGCTCGGACTACGTCGACTTGCTCTGGATCCACAACCCGGCGGACGTCGCACGCTGGACACCCCTGCTGATCCCCCTGCTCGAGAAGGGCGCGGTGCGGCACGTGGGCGTCTCGAACCACGACCTGGAACAGATCGAACTCGCCGACTCGATCCTCCGGGGAGCCGGCTTCCGCGTTGAGGCCGTGCAGAACCACTTCAGCCTGCTCTACCGGAACTCGGAGCGCTCAGGAATCCTCGACTACTGCCGAGAGCGTGGAATGGACTTCTTCTCCTACATGGTTCTCGAGCAAGGCGCCCTCACCGGAAGGTACAGCCCCTCGTCGCCCATGCCCGCGGGGACCAACCGCGCAGCGGCATACAACAGCGTGCTCCCCCGCTTGGAGGCGTTGACCGAACGGCTTGACGCAATCGGGAGCGCTCGTGGCGCCTCCGCGGCCGACGTCGCCACCTCGTGGGCGATCGCTAAAGGCACCACGCCCATCATCGGGATCACCAAAGCCGACTACATCGACGGTCTCGTGAGAGCGCGCGCCCTCACACTGAACGCCGACGAGATCGCCGACCTCGAGGCGCTTGCGGACGCAACCGGGGTGGACACCCGCGGTTGGTGGGAGCAGCACGCATAG
- a CDS encoding Zn-dependent oxidoreductase — translation MLDRPYGELAVREAPFPEPAVGQLVLRVRAVAINPLDAIVQSNGRLMYGWLDYPVVLGEDVAGEVVAVGPGVDAFAVGDRVCAYAMGIEKGRDARAGGGFQRYVAVEASMSARIPAGLPFERAAVLPLAFSTASAALFEAGQLGLDYSSLGAGAARDEIVVVWGGATSVGGNAIQLAKAAGYRVITTASPANHERVRALGAEAVFDYRSPDVVRAIVEAVRGSVVAGVVAIAVGSAEPCVAIAALTRARRVALTSPSVSFYDQPRRGGLSWQRSRLLARLVLSNVSLQARCAVSRVRARFVWGSSIATSPVGAALWGGYLPVALARGEHRPVPQPRVIGSDLAAAQLGLDLMRQGVSAEKLVIALE, via the coding sequence ATGCTCGATCGACCGTACGGCGAGCTAGCGGTGCGCGAGGCGCCGTTCCCCGAACCCGCAGTCGGCCAACTTGTCCTTCGAGTGCGGGCGGTCGCTATCAATCCGCTCGACGCAATCGTCCAATCGAACGGGCGGCTGATGTACGGCTGGCTCGATTACCCCGTCGTGCTCGGGGAGGACGTCGCGGGCGAGGTCGTTGCCGTCGGCCCCGGTGTCGACGCCTTCGCCGTCGGAGACCGTGTGTGCGCTTACGCAATGGGCATCGAAAAGGGCCGGGACGCGCGCGCGGGCGGCGGGTTCCAGCGGTACGTGGCTGTGGAGGCCTCGATGTCCGCGCGCATCCCTGCCGGACTTCCGTTCGAGCGGGCGGCTGTCCTCCCGCTCGCCTTTTCGACGGCTTCTGCCGCGCTCTTCGAGGCCGGGCAGCTGGGGCTCGACTACTCGTCTCTCGGGGCTGGGGCCGCGCGAGACGAGATCGTAGTCGTGTGGGGAGGCGCCACGTCGGTCGGCGGCAACGCCATCCAGCTGGCGAAGGCCGCCGGTTACCGGGTCATCACGACCGCCTCCCCAGCCAACCATGAGCGAGTGCGGGCGCTCGGGGCGGAGGCCGTCTTCGACTACCGGTCGCCTGATGTCGTTCGGGCGATCGTGGAGGCGGTGCGCGGCTCGGTCGTTGCGGGTGTGGTCGCCATCGCGGTCGGTTCTGCCGAACCGTGCGTAGCCATCGCCGCGCTAACCCGGGCGAGGAGGGTGGCGCTCACGAGCCCCTCCGTCTCCTTCTACGACCAACCGCGCCGTGGGGGACTCTCCTGGCAACGGAGCAGGCTGCTCGCACGGTTGGTGCTCTCCAATGTTTCGCTGCAGGCCAGGTGCGCTGTCAGCCGGGTTCGCGCGCGTTTCGTGTGGGGAAGTTCCATCGCGACGAGCCCCGTCGGGGCGGCGCTGTGGGGCGGCTACCTGCCCGTTGCGTTGGCCCGAGGGGAACACCGCCCCGTCCCGCAGCCGCGGGTGATCGGCTCGGACCTGGCGGCCGCGCAGCTCGGGCTGGATCTGATGCGCCAGGGCGTCTCGGCCGAGAAGCTCGTGATCGCACTCGAGTAG
- a CDS encoding glucose-methanol-choline oxidoreductase, which yields MTALRGAAAAALDGVRDRNQSAWLLTPDGSRTRPDLRDGMRRYADTDEVDIAIVGCGAGGSVLLQRLARAGWSAVAFDAGPFWEPGRDWVSDEAGSHHLYWTEPRQIGGGDPVPLGSNNSGRGVGGSMVHYAGYVPRFHPSDFLTRTNDGVGADWPISYDELRPFYEDIENELPVAGEDWPWGDPHSYPHGPHPVSGNGETFLRGANVAGITAKVGPVAITNGRFGHRPHCIYRGFCLQGCKVNAKASPLITHIPDALDHGAEVRADCMVSSIEVDERTGRAIGVHYFRDGVPRFQQARMVAIAGYSIETPRLLLNSASTRFPDGLCNEFDQVGRYLMVQGAPQTAGRFSDEIRMWKAPPPEVSTEQFYETDPTKPYKRGYSIQTVSPLPITWAEHVMAQGHWGADLRRYMSDYVHWACLGALCEFLPQPDNRVTLADEKDRYGLPVAHFSYTQCDNDRALAKAAQATMERILEAAGAQETMTVQRYAHLVGGARMAADETEGVVDANCRTFAVPNLLITDGSVLPTQGSANPALTIMAVAARAADRLIERPEP from the coding sequence GTGACCGCGCTGCGCGGGGCCGCTGCGGCGGCTCTCGACGGTGTCCGCGACCGCAACCAGTCGGCGTGGCTGCTCACGCCCGACGGGTCGCGCACCCGTCCGGACCTCCGTGACGGGATGCGCCGCTACGCCGACACCGACGAGGTCGACATCGCGATCGTCGGCTGCGGCGCCGGCGGCTCGGTGCTGCTCCAGCGCCTCGCGCGCGCCGGCTGGAGCGCGGTCGCGTTCGACGCCGGCCCGTTCTGGGAACCGGGCCGCGACTGGGTGAGCGACGAGGCCGGATCGCACCACCTCTACTGGACCGAGCCGCGCCAGATCGGAGGCGGCGACCCCGTCCCGCTCGGCTCCAACAACTCCGGCCGCGGCGTCGGCGGGTCCATGGTGCACTACGCCGGCTACGTCCCCCGGTTCCACCCGAGCGACTTCCTCACCCGGACGAACGACGGCGTGGGAGCCGACTGGCCCATCTCCTACGACGAACTCCGTCCGTTCTACGAGGACATCGAGAACGAGCTCCCCGTCGCCGGCGAGGACTGGCCGTGGGGCGACCCGCACTCCTACCCGCACGGACCGCACCCAGTCTCCGGCAACGGCGAGACATTCCTGCGTGGGGCGAACGTGGCCGGGATCACGGCGAAGGTCGGCCCGGTCGCGATCACCAACGGCCGGTTCGGGCACCGGCCGCACTGCATCTACCGCGGCTTCTGCCTCCAAGGCTGCAAGGTCAACGCCAAGGCGTCGCCGCTCATCACGCACATCCCGGACGCGCTCGACCACGGAGCCGAGGTGCGCGCCGACTGCATGGTCTCCTCCATCGAGGTGGATGAGCGCACCGGCCGCGCGATCGGCGTGCACTACTTCCGCGACGGCGTCCCGCGGTTCCAGCAGGCGCGGATGGTCGCGATCGCCGGGTACTCGATCGAGACGCCGCGGCTGTTGCTCAACTCGGCCTCAACGCGCTTCCCCGACGGCCTCTGCAACGAATTCGACCAGGTCGGCCGCTACCTGATGGTCCAGGGCGCGCCGCAGACCGCGGGCCGGTTCTCCGACGAGATCCGGATGTGGAAGGCGCCACCGCCGGAGGTCAGCACGGAGCAGTTCTACGAGACCGACCCGACGAAGCCGTACAAGCGCGGCTACTCCATCCAGACGGTGTCCCCGCTGCCGATCACCTGGGCCGAGCACGTCATGGCGCAGGGCCACTGGGGCGCCGACCTGCGCCGCTACATGTCCGACTACGTGCACTGGGCGTGCCTCGGCGCACTCTGCGAGTTCCTCCCCCAGCCGGACAACCGGGTGACGCTCGCCGACGAGAAGGACCGGTACGGCCTTCCCGTAGCGCACTTCTCGTACACGCAGTGCGACAACGATCGGGCACTGGCGAAGGCGGCGCAGGCGACCATGGAGCGGATCCTCGAGGCCGCTGGCGCGCAGGAGACCATGACCGTCCAGCGCTACGCCCACCTCGTCGGCGGCGCACGCATGGCCGCCGACGAGACGGAAGGGGTTGTGGATGCGAACTGCCGGACGTTCGCCGTCCCGAACCTGCTCATCACCGACGGGAGCGTGCTGCCCACCCAGGGCAGCGCCAACCCCGCCCTCACCATCATGGCCGTAGCCGCCCGCGCGGCCGACCGGCTCATCGAGCGCCCGGAACCCTGA
- a CDS encoding pyridine nucleotide-disulfide oxidoreductase — translation MTPPHVLVLGAGFAGFTVARALQREAARNRIRLTVVDPQPYLTYKPLLPEVAGGETQPRDTVVPLRHPLRHAELVPGSVASVDTGGRVAVICTLDGTQRPIHYDHVVFALGAVTKTLPIPGLIENGIGFSSIEEAAFLRDHVLDRIQFAAASTDPAERRRALTFVFVGGGYTGVEAIAELQRLAVTEFRRYPELYGERMHWMLVEAAGRIASELTEKLSSWTLDLLRRRGITVLLHTEMNSCHNGEVVLSDGSTHASDTIVWVAGVTPNPVLDHIDVPRGRKGHVQCDAYLRVVRNDGTPVEGAWGLGDNAQVPDLTVHQQPAFYPPNAQNAIRQARTLARSLRNALAGDAPVAYRHRSLGTLASYGGMRGAAVLRGLPLRGLTAWAVDKVYHALALPSPGRRLRLVLGWIGNGLTGNQVAPVSSFPDPKHRFRRAANEQDSK, via the coding sequence ATGACCCCACCCCATGTGCTCGTGCTCGGCGCCGGGTTCGCCGGCTTCACCGTGGCCAGGGCGCTGCAACGGGAGGCCGCCCGTAACCGGATCCGGCTCACCGTGGTGGACCCGCAGCCGTACTTGACCTACAAACCGCTGCTACCCGAGGTCGCCGGCGGCGAGACCCAGCCGCGTGACACCGTCGTCCCCCTCCGCCACCCGCTTAGGCACGCCGAGCTGGTGCCGGGGTCGGTCGCCTCGGTCGACACGGGCGGCAGAGTCGCGGTCATCTGCACCCTCGACGGCACACAGCGACCCATTCACTATGACCATGTCGTGTTCGCGCTCGGTGCGGTGACGAAGACGCTGCCCATCCCCGGTCTGATCGAGAACGGAATCGGTTTCTCCAGCATCGAGGAGGCCGCCTTCCTCCGTGATCACGTCCTTGACCGTATCCAGTTCGCCGCCGCCAGCACCGACCCGGCCGAGCGGCGGCGGGCGTTGACCTTCGTGTTCGTCGGCGGCGGCTACACCGGAGTCGAGGCGATCGCCGAACTCCAACGACTCGCGGTCACAGAATTCCGTCGCTACCCGGAACTGTACGGGGAACGCATGCACTGGATGCTGGTCGAGGCGGCTGGGCGCATCGCCTCCGAACTCACCGAAAAACTGTCCTCGTGGACGCTCGACCTCCTCCGCCGCCGCGGCATCACGGTGCTGCTCCACACCGAAATGAACAGTTGCCACAACGGCGAAGTCGTCCTGAGCGACGGCTCCACCCATGCGTCGGACACCATCGTGTGGGTCGCCGGCGTCACCCCGAACCCGGTCCTCGATCACATCGACGTGCCCCGCGGCCGCAAGGGCCACGTGCAATGCGATGCGTACCTGCGCGTCGTCCGCAACGACGGGACCCCCGTCGAAGGAGCCTGGGGTCTCGGCGACAACGCGCAGGTGCCCGACCTGACCGTGCATCAACAGCCCGCCTTCTATCCCCCGAACGCGCAGAACGCCATCCGCCAAGCGAGGACACTCGCTCGCAGCCTCCGGAACGCCCTCGCCGGCGACGCGCCCGTCGCATACAGGCACCGGTCGTTGGGCACTCTCGCCAGCTACGGGGGCATGCGCGGCGCCGCAGTCCTGCGCGGGCTGCCGCTTCGTGGTCTGACCGCCTGGGCTGTCGACAAGGTGTATCACGCCCTCGCACTCCCCAGCCCAGGACGCCGGCTTCGGCTCGTGCTCGGCTGGATCGGCAACGGGCTCACCGGCAACCAGGTCGCCCCGGTCAGCTCCTTCCCGGACCCGAAACACCGTTTCCGTCGGGCAGCGAACGAACAGGACAGCAAATGA
- a CDS encoding sugar dehydrogenase (Converts glucose to D-glucono-1,5 lactone) has protein sequence MGGKPRRDPVDLTGKSVVVTGGNSGIGAAIVRCLAAAGAAVVIDYVARPEDTADLVAEITAAGGRAVGVEADVSSPADIDKLIRTAVDEFGSLDAFVNNAGIEKRHSLLEVTEDAFEEVMAVDLKSAVFGTQRAAKQFIEQGSGGIVVNVSSVHEDWPMPGNLSYCVAKGGMRMLTRTAGVELGPHGVRVVTVAPGAVNTPINSATMKDDSLRQKLENSIPLRTVADPSQIGDVVAFVISDGGSYLTATTVFVDGGIMHGSVGL, from the coding sequence ATGGGCGGCAAACCAAGGAGGGACCCAGTGGACTTGACCGGCAAAAGCGTCGTGGTGACTGGAGGCAACAGCGGAATCGGGGCCGCAATCGTACGGTGCTTAGCCGCGGCGGGAGCCGCCGTGGTCATCGACTACGTGGCGCGGCCGGAGGACACCGCGGACCTGGTCGCAGAAATCACCGCCGCGGGAGGACGCGCAGTCGGGGTCGAGGCTGACGTCAGCTCACCGGCAGACATCGACAAGCTCATCCGGACCGCCGTCGACGAGTTCGGGAGCCTGGACGCGTTCGTCAACAACGCCGGCATCGAAAAGCGGCACAGCCTTTTGGAGGTCACCGAGGATGCCTTCGAGGAGGTGATGGCCGTCGATCTCAAGAGCGCGGTCTTCGGCACGCAACGGGCCGCGAAGCAGTTCATCGAACAAGGCTCAGGCGGCATCGTCGTGAACGTATCGTCGGTGCACGAGGACTGGCCGATGCCCGGCAACCTCAGCTACTGCGTGGCGAAAGGCGGGATGCGGATGCTGACCCGCACCGCCGGAGTGGAGCTGGGACCGCACGGCGTGCGTGTGGTCACCGTCGCACCCGGAGCGGTGAACACGCCGATCAACTCCGCCACGATGAAAGACGACTCGCTCCGCCAGAAGCTCGAGAACAGCATCCCGCTGCGCACGGTGGCCGACCCCTCGCAGATCGGCGACGTCGTTGCCTTCGTGATCTCCGACGGCGGCTCGTACCTGACCGCCACCACCGTCTTCGTGGATGGCGGCATCATGCACGGAAGTGTGGGCCTGTGA